A stretch of the Leguminivora glycinivorella isolate SPB_JAAS2020 chromosome 2, LegGlyc_1.1, whole genome shotgun sequence genome encodes the following:
- the LOC125238254 gene encoding phenoloxidase-activating enzyme-like has protein sequence MEILKMDLLTFICVVMLLRFSSGNAEDCKSSSIPPNPGSGCCGRAVGVTKAIPGFYAQLSQYPWIGIIEHQKENKTKLLCSAILISGRYMLSAAQCFGPTAEQIGKPTNVRLGEYITSNDGPDCVEVGGSQECNDGALRIPIEKVTTHPDFHREQNFQHDIALIRLAQIAPITDFIKPICLPTSDITAEPPQQRMWTAGWGANNQSSSPSDRLHHIDLPYVDLDTCQAAFNISKIRQLKLGQGQLCAGGEEGKDSCKGDAGGPLMYTRDRTTEVVGIVSFGAIPCGKAGVPGVYTNVFAYDAWIRANIED, from the exons ATGGAAATATTGAAAATGGATTTATTGACTTTTATTTGTGTTGTGATGTTGCTCCGTTTTTCTTCGG GAAACGCTGAAGATTGTAAAAGCTCATCAATACCTCCAAATCCTGGAAGTGGATGTTGCGGCAGAGCTGTGGGGGTTACCAAGGCCATAC ccgGCTTCTACGCTCAGCTTAGTCAGTACCCATGGATTGGTATCATAGAGCACCAGAAGGAGAACAAAACCAAATTACTGTGCAGTGCTATCCTGATCAGTGGACGGTACATGCTGTCGGCTGCTCAATGCTTTGGCCCTACAGCCGAACAGATAGGAAAGCC GACCAATGTACGTCTAGGGGAATACATCACAAGTAACGACGGGCCGGACTGCGTAGAAGTCGGCGGGTCTCAAGAATGCAACGATGGTGCGCTCAGGATCCCCATCGAGAAAGTCACTACGCATCCTGACTTCCACAGAGAACAAAACTTTCAGCATGACATTGCTTTAATACGACTGGCACAAATAGCTCCAATTACAG ATTTCATCAAACCAATCTGCCTGCCAACTTCCGACATCACTGCGGAACCGCCACAACAGCGAATGTGGACTGCAGGGTGGGGAGCCAACAACCAAAGTTCTTCTCCTAGTGACCGCCTCCACCACATCGACTTACCTTACGTGGATCTTGAT ACTTGCCAAGCAGCCTTCAATATTTCCAAAATTCGTCAACTCAAGCTAGGCCAAGGACAACTATGCGCAGGCGGCGAAGAAGGCAAGGATTCCTGCAAAGGCGACGCGGGAGGTCCATTGATGTATACCAGGGATCGTACTACTGAGGTCGTCGGCATAGTGAGCTTTGGAGCGATTCCGTGCGGCAAGGCTGGCGTGCCGGGAGTGTACACGAATGTTTTCGCATATGATGCCTGGATTCGCGCTAACATTGAAGATTAA